In one window of Deltaproteobacteria bacterium DNA:
- a CDS encoding C39 family peptidase, which produces MKKSIFTVLCFCFIFTSCATRAVHNQVSAEYEKGGETYILDVPVRLQEKGPCCGSACLGMVMAYWGLSPEAVSALLASPCPREGFSGEELCGVAASVGYSARVYSSRIDDLFGHLSATRPVIVMMGEEGRRHFAVAVGYSKDRSRIILNDPAHGRVWLDSEDFADRWRKAANFALLAVPQGQGK; this is translated from the coding sequence GTGAAAAAATCCATATTCACGGTCTTGTGTTTCTGTTTCATCTTCACGTCCTGCGCCACCAGGGCGGTGCACAACCAGGTTTCGGCGGAGTACGAAAAAGGCGGCGAAACCTATATATTGGACGTGCCGGTGCGACTGCAGGAAAAGGGGCCGTGCTGCGGAAGCGCCTGCCTGGGAATGGTCATGGCCTACTGGGGGCTTTCCCCGGAGGCCGTTTCCGCCCTTCTGGCCTCCCCCTGCCCAAGGGAGGGTTTTTCCGGCGAGGAACTTTGCGGGGTGGCGGCTTCGGTGGGGTATTCCGCAAGGGTGTATTCATCGCGCATCGACGACCTTTTCGGGCATCTTTCCGCCACCCGCCCCGTAATAGTCATGATGGGCGAGGAAGGGCGGCGGCACTTTGCGGTGGCGGTGGGCTATTCCAAGGACAGGAGCCGGATCATTTTAAACGATCCCGCGCATGGCCGGGTCTGGCTCGATTCGGAGGATTTCGCCGACAGGTGGCGCAAGGCGGCCAATTTCGCGCTTCTGGCAGTGCCCCAGGGCCAAGGCAAATGA
- a CDS encoding CvpA family protein: protein MNILDLFMLGLLGWGLVRGYFRGIISETSSILGVVAGFWAARHWYVGMASGLAGWVKNPESAWVTHPHYPKIVAFLAIFFSIYFIVSLLGWGIKTLARVAQLGWMDRMFGALFGLLKGSMQCSIILLAFTVFSPTGESVVLENSKVAPRVTFVAVRVAKLAPADWRAQFLEKLETLKVAWQAKKTGT, encoded by the coding sequence ATGAATATTCTCGACTTGTTCATGCTGGGCCTTTTGGGCTGGGGTCTCGTGCGCGGCTATTTCCGGGGCATCATAAGCGAAACGTCTTCGATTCTGGGCGTTGTGGCGGGTTTTTGGGCCGCCCGGCACTGGTACGTGGGCATGGCCTCCGGCCTGGCCGGATGGGTGAAAAACCCCGAATCGGCCTGGGTCACCCACCCGCATTACCCCAAGATCGTGGCGTTTCTGGCCATTTTTTTCAGCATTTACTTCATAGTGAGCCTTCTTGGCTGGGGGATAAAGACCCTTGCCAGGGTGGCCCAACTGGGATGGATGGACCGCATGTTCGGCGCGCTGTTCGGCCTTTTGAAGGGCTCCATGCAGTGCAGCATCATCCTCCTGGCCTTCACGGTGTTCAGCCCCACAGGGGAATCGGTCGTGCTGGAAAATTCCAAGGTCGCCCCAAGGGTCACATTTGTTGCCGTGAGGGTCGCCAAACTGGCCCCGGCCGACTGGAGGGCCCAGTTCCTGGAAAAGCTGGAAACCCTGAAGGTTGCCTGGCAGGCCAAAAAAACCGGAACGTGA
- a CDS encoding MazG family protein: MKMNFMTDAETAISGDPGEPLSKLCELVETLRGENGCPWDRVQTAETMRVYLIEEAFELLEALDHGAPDDVCEELGDVLFQVFFLASLFREKGLFGMADVARRNAAKMIRRHPHVFGDEKAESAEDVRRRWFELKNARHADKTPHQVVSKVPRGLPALLRAYRVCERAHRVGVSPFPEENLLDGVKNRLSGLLAASATGDKNAVSGALGDLLLNLAAASFSMGTHPDTALSGALDRFIEKLEIAERPEKE, translated from the coding sequence ATGAAAATGAATTTTATGACCGACGCTGAAACAGCGATCTCCGGGGATCCCGGAGAGCCGCTTTCAAAACTTTGCGAGCTTGTGGAGACCCTGCGGGGCGAAAACGGCTGCCCCTGGGACAGGGTCCAGACCGCAGAAACCATGCGGGTCTATCTTATAGAGGAAGCCTTCGAGCTCTTGGAGGCCCTTGACCACGGGGCCCCCGACGACGTCTGCGAGGAGCTTGGCGACGTGCTTTTTCAGGTCTTTTTCCTGGCGAGCCTTTTCCGGGAAAAGGGCCTTTTCGGCATGGCGGACGTGGCCCGAAGGAACGCGGCCAAGATGATCCGCCGCCACCCCCATGTTTTCGGCGACGAAAAGGCCGAAAGCGCCGAAGATGTGCGCCGCCGCTGGTTCGAGCTGAAAAACGCCCGGCACGCCGATAAAACCCCCCACCAGGTGGTTTCCAAGGTTCCCAGGGGGCTTCCGGCTCTTCTGCGGGCCTACCGTGTGTGCGAGAGGGCGCATAGGGTGGGGGTTTCCCCCTTTCCCGAAGAAAACCTCCTGGACGGCGTAAAAAACCGCCTGTCCGGGCTTCTGGCTGCGTCGGCCACGGGCGACAAAAATGCGGTATCGGGTGCCCTGGGCGACCTTCTGCTCAATCTGGCGGCTGCGTCATTTTCAATGGGAACCCACCCGGACACCGCTCTTTCAGGGGCTCTCGACAGATTCATCGAAAAACTGGAAATTGCTGAAAGGCCGGAAAAAGAGTGA
- the hisH gene encoding imidazole glycerol phosphate synthase subunit HisH, which translates to MIAIIDYDAGNLTSVLRAVNFLGAKCQVTRDLNSISRADRIIFPGVGAAGSAMESLGRYGLDKALKDAFSAGKPILGICLGTQVILSYSEENDTPCLGLVPGRVTAFSQNMVSGGLRLKVPHMGWNSVKATKPHPVLSGIRDELLFYFVHSYYPRPENPEHTLAETVYGEPFASVIGVKNLIATQFHPEKSGEPGLALLRNFISWQP; encoded by the coding sequence GTGATCGCCATAATCGACTACGACGCGGGCAACCTCACAAGCGTTCTGCGGGCCGTGAATTTTCTCGGCGCGAAATGCCAGGTGACCCGCGATCTTAATAGCATTTCCAGGGCCGACCGGATCATTTTCCCCGGAGTGGGAGCCGCTGGCTCGGCAATGGAGAGCCTTGGCCGCTACGGCCTGGACAAGGCCCTTAAAGACGCCTTTTCCGCCGGAAAGCCCATCCTTGGCATCTGCCTGGGAACCCAGGTGATACTTTCATATTCCGAGGAAAACGACACCCCCTGCCTGGGCCTGGTCCCCGGACGGGTGACGGCCTTTTCACAAAACATGGTATCGGGCGGCCTTCGCCTCAAGGTTCCCCACATGGGCTGGAATTCCGTGAAGGCCACAAAACCCCACCCGGTCCTTTCCGGCATTCGGGACGAGCTTCTGTTCTATTTCGTCCACAGCTATTACCCGCGCCCGGAAAACCCGGAGCACACCCTTGCCGAGACCGTTTACGGAGAGCCCTTCGCCTCGGTCATCGGGGTCAAAAACCTCATCGCCACCCAATTCCACCCGGAAAAGAGCGGCGAGCCGGGCTTGGCGCTCTTGCGGAATTTCATTTCCTGGCAGCCATAA
- a CDS encoding MBL fold metallo-hydrolase: protein MKKAVIREIRQGLYRIALPVEIRGFSDFIGVFVHTGDPCFLVDTGPASTADALIDALDTLSATRLDNVLLTHIHLDHAGATGDLVHRLGPLKVACHSTGIRHMAHPEKLWAGSLATLGDTARAYGPLRPTPPECLVPAEGFGEGGILALPTPGHAAHHVSYVHGDVLFAGEAAGMYTPFEDGGVFIRPATPPKFFFDTYINSLDSLLPHSDKTVCYAHYGVRKNARELFLAHRDQIFLWRGIVEKAVGERIGDNLVDECIGRLLAQDPLMRHWDRFSEDVKSRELIFLKNSVRGFAGS from the coding sequence ATGAAAAAGGCCGTAATCAGGGAGATAAGGCAGGGGCTCTACAGGATCGCCCTGCCGGTGGAAATAAGGGGCTTTTCCGATTTCATAGGGGTCTTCGTCCACACCGGGGACCCCTGCTTTTTGGTGGACACCGGCCCGGCCTCCACTGCGGACGCCCTCATCGACGCCCTTGATACGCTTTCCGCAACCCGGCTCGATAACGTTCTCTTAACCCACATCCACCTCGATCACGCCGGGGCCACCGGGGACCTTGTCCACCGGCTGGGGCCTTTGAAGGTGGCGTGCCATTCCACCGGCATCCGCCACATGGCACATCCAGAAAAGCTCTGGGCCGGAAGCCTCGCCACCCTGGGCGACACGGCCAGGGCCTACGGACCCTTGCGCCCCACACCCCCTGAATGCCTTGTCCCTGCGGAAGGCTTCGGGGAGGGCGGAATCCTGGCCCTTCCCACTCCTGGGCACGCGGCCCATCACGTGAGCTACGTTCATGGCGACGTGCTTTTCGCGGGCGAGGCAGCCGGGATGTACACCCCCTTCGAGGACGGCGGGGTCTTCATAAGGCCCGCCACTCCGCCCAAGTTTTTTTTCGATACCTATATAAACAGCCTGGACAGCCTCCTTCCCCATTCGGACAAAACCGTGTGCTACGCCCATTACGGGGTGCGGAAAAACGCAAGGGAGCTTTTTCTGGCCCACAGGGACCAGATTTTTCTGTGGCGCGGGATCGTGGAAAAGGCCGTGGGGGAGCGGATCGGGGACAACCTTGTGGACGAGTGTATAGGCCGCCTTCTGGCCCAGGACCCGCTGATGCGCCATTGGGACAGGTTTTCCGAAGACGTGAAAAGCCGGGAGCTCATCTTTCTCAAAAATTCGGTGAGGGGTTTCGCCGGGTCCTGA